TTCGCAGGCAATTTTAGTGCTGGCTTGtgattttcttgaaaaaaaaatatgataatgAAAAGGTTCATTTCTTTTGAACAATCTCTCCCTGTGGATCCTCATTCACGTTTTTCTTGACCAAGTTGGTACGAGTTGGATAatattatactactccctccgtcccgccacttgttttgtaaaaataataataaatagttttagtggagaaatggtaaaataagaaagaatagTATAGTGAAGATTCTTTTCTACAttattatttctcttactttaccatttctctgcttaaattatttattatatcatttttacaaaacgagtgttAAAAAGTAactgggactgctaaagcgggacggagtgAATATCTTTTTTATGTTATTTCTGCTATTTAACTATGCTATGATTCTTGTTTAACTATAGCTGATAATTGTGATTCCTTCAAGataatattttgtgtattgctCATATTAATCTTTAATAGGACTGGCATTTATATTTCAATCGTAtggtaaaaaaatgatttaaacTGTCCTCAAATCATATAGAATATGGGATGCGATTTGCTATTTCTGTCATATTttgatgaaaaagaaaatgtgtaGGTTTACGCAAACACGAGACAGTAGATGAATAAATTGTTGAAGCAACTCGTCTCCACACAAATCGGCCTGTGGGTCACCCATTCACATGgcaataaaaattgatttatttgtCTGTCACATTCCGAAGGTGAACACTATATATGGTATGCCAAAAAATCATGTGTACACCATGATTTTTCAACCATAGACAAAATATCTTATATCTCAAATCAATCTAATGTCTTATTTCATCAATACATATCAAACTTATACACATGTGATAATCATAATGAATTGGCGAACATGCATCACTATTGAGATCCATACACTACAATATAGCACGGAATATCTTTATTAGAATTTATATGTTGTAtttatatttatctttattAGCATTTATATGTTTACCAATTTCCAGAACACATAAATGTTATCCAATTAATATTCGCTTTAAAGCCACTtgacaaaattattttattaatttgataCATATTATTGttaaaaataatgtaattttggTTTTTCCGGACCGTGAAGCAAATTTAGGAAGGAAGAAACACAAACATAATACTAcaatacaataaaataaaccaaaatagTTATAGTTACAGGACATGTTTCAGTTCCACAAGTCAATCAATCCACCAAGACATAAAACTTCAACTCTGGATCCGAAACATAatctatttttgttttttgtctgAATTTGATTGCAAACCTTTGATATAACTACTTAATATTATTCTACTCTTCGTCCGACCTTAGAGTTTCGCTGCCTCCTACACAAAAATACAACTCATCATTTGTTTTCTGGTGTAtatcaaatgaaaaaaataatgcatctaatctaattaataataatctcATAGCCTCAAATCAATAAGCCTTTGTCAGATCAAGATACTTCTAGATCGTATGGACACATAAAAaaccaaagaaaataaactaaaaaaggTGCAAACTAAATGGAAGTATATGATACAAATCCTAAAACTAACCTGCAAAAAGacgatgtatgtatatatgtatgcatGTATGAAAAGATAAAATGAGTGTAAATTGGAATAAAATAATCTTACTGGAGGAAGGAGTGTCAAGTAGAAGGTCATCAAGTTGAGAATACATTATATTAATGAATTCCATAGATTCTTGTTGAGGTTCCTCCATTTCTTCTTTTAGCTTCTTTAGAGTCACACAATATGCCTCCTGCGCcacgtttttattttataaaaaaaatactataattcAAAACACTTATCATAGACGTATAGCTAAGGACAAAAGGATATATATAAACAACCTAGTAGTACTTAACTACACATATATTAGAAATTCATGAAAATTGTGATACCATAAACTTGTCCAACTCTGATCGATCAGCTGTGAATAAGTTGGCATGCTGGTTTGGAAGTGCAGCACTTggattatttatttcattattctCCATTTTACCTAAACATAgctggaaaaaaatgaaaattaaatctaaatataGATATATCCATATATAGTAGGAAATTCTTTGGATAAGCAAAAACCCTTAATTAGAagtagggagagagagagagagagaccttcAAGCAGTTGAGGTGAGATTCAACCATGAGGCTAAACAAAGAGTGGCATGCAATTTCTCTCTTTAGCAAAGACAGATTCTCATCATCTCCATTTATAGTAATCTTTGAGTTCTGCACCCTTTCTTCACCACCTTGTTTTCTTTCCATTTATAACTTCCACAACTCCCAACTATGGAAACCTTTTACTtaccatacatatatatagtctATAGATAGCTAAATAGATTTGTTCATAATTATAATTACTACTcctatataaataaaaagtgattTGGTTTAATAAAAAGATGATTTGGAAGGGAGTATTGAATGAGTGATGAATGCATTGAGTTATTATATCAGTCAGAAGAAGACAGAGAGAGTGGAGTTGAGTGAGCTTTTTGCCTCACCATTAACACTATTGAAATTGAAAGATACATTTCATAGGTTTCTTGGAGACTTCAAAATCCCCATTTTCTTTCTCCCTCTCACTTCTTTTTTTTAACTGTTCTCTTTGgactcttctcttctctctctactttcatggccccccaaaaaaattatttcagaATTGCTACTGTGCTTACACATGGGCATTTTCCTTATTTTAATTCCTCAttttttaaatactactactacatttGGTAAATGTATAGTAATATAATTTGTCCATTTCGAGTTACTATCTTTTAAGAATGATCATATGCATGTTGTgcctttattaattattatttcaaTATATGGTTCTAACGCTGCATTGCGGAtgagtaaatatttatttcatttattgttattacaaattcacaaaaaatattCTTCTACCCATTAGCTAAATGAATATCGATGTGAGAAAAATATTTGGTTAATTTGGTAAATTTCAGGAATCACTATAtttaatactactccctccgtctcataataaatgtcacactttcctttttagtttgtcccacaaaagatgtcacatttttttagaaaaaactcTCTCTCGTATTTCCACCTTGTACACAAAATAATAcaatctcctaaaatctcgtgctatTAGGTTATTTCTCAAGTAtatcatctattatgggacatgAGAGTATTATATATAGTGTGTAGTTTTCATATTTTGAGTTCTTTATCCaagaataaatgaaaatattttaaatgcaTACAAATACAGGTGTAtgtaaataatgacaaaaatatatCGTACCATAAGATTCCCCACAAAAAAAACTTGGTTGAATGTGTCAACTTTCTGCAACTCATTTCATGAAATGTCATAGTTGTTTATTACAATGGAATACAAAGATTATTTATGAGCGCAATCTAAAGAAAAACTACAAAAACAATTTGCAACATTGTGTTTATATAACAGTAACTCAACGAAGAAGAGAATTAGAATTTCGAACACAAGTTGAATGGGCTgcttataattaaatatttatagtcACATAGATTTTAGTTATATAAAACTTTATAAACGAAATAAAATTGTGTCACTGTCAGCCTTATACCTTTATTCCTTTTTTTGAGGGAAGTGCATAGCTCTCTATCTTACTCATTTCCATATTAACCCTAAATTTACACTATAATGCATACAACTTGAAAAGATCTTCACTAAAAGTAGGCATCTTGCAATATAGAATACAGAATTTCAAGTTTTCAACATATATATGTGGTGAAATAAGATTATAATTAAACCTAATGACTGAAGATAAGTCCACAGTGCTGCAGATCTGAGTCACAAACGTACATAAACCGTTATCAATACATAATGTTTAAGATCGATGCATGTGCATTTTTCTACTAGTGTTATTAGACAAGAACCTAAATGAAGTAATCAAAATGTTGATTGTGGATTTCCTGTACAGACAAGTTGTTGTCCAAATGAAGCATTTAACTTTCAGTGAAACGTATCTGATTCTTTCACAATGCCATCTCCACTCCAGTCTTTATCAGATTCTTAATTACCTTTCTTTCTTCTATGGCTTCTTGCTAGAATAAAATTGATTTTGCGTTTTGGAACCACATAAATTATTCTTGATTATCTTAATTATTGTTAAAAGCTTAATTTGCTGCACAACAAACCATAAAATAGACAAAAATAACACGCGGAAAATAGTGAAACAGATCACATTAGGTTGTCTATTTAATAGGGATTAAATAGACAACCTAATGGGCTCCAAGGCCCAACAGAAAAATCCCGACAATCCGGCCCATCAATGGGGAAAGGATCACAAAAGATTAAACTCTCACAGGAGTTGTCTGAATACTGTAAGGCATCGTGAAGAGAATATAACAAAGAAAATCACTAAACGGCCTTTATTCATGATAAATTAATGGACCCAGTTCTGTGTGATGCCTAGTAAGATACACAAATTTATTAATCGGTGGTGTTACATCATTATAAGATAATTAAAAAGCTCGAATAAAGTCTCCAAATAAATTGAGATGCCAAGGATTATAAGTCACAATGAGCCAATAAATGTACGGTGAACTTGATAAAATCGCTGAAATATCGCAACTTTATTGACAAAGTAGCGAAGGTGTATACAAATCAATAAACATTTCTTATCCAGATTTATCTTAATATGATTCTCCTCCCATTATATATAATTTAGTActgtaattaattttgtttggcTGTAACAATTAACAAAGGTAACTTTAGTTTTTTCCTATCAGGGACTTCCGTCTAATTTATCATAactcaattttttaaatataaaatttgacTCATTGACTTgtgaaaattgaaagttataAAAGTAAAGTACATTGAAAAATTTAATGTTAAATTTGAATTCATAAATACTAATGAATTTAGGTCAGTTATGTCTTGAAGGTTGggcaaaataagaaagaaaaagttgagAATGACTTAAAATGTGATTAATAATTTTCTAAACACCCGTGGTGATATTCTTTCAAGGTTAGACACCTAAAAGCTAAAACACAATTTTAGGGACCTAACTTTTATTAACTTCTCATAGTATAGTTTGTTTTTATCATATAATGTCAGAAATGAGAAGCAGCTTCCCGAATCCGGATAGCCATGGTGCGTGTGTGCATTTGACTCATTAatagtatgtgtgtgtgtgtgtgtgtgtgtgtgtgttatgtCAAAGAAGAAATGTAAAATTGAGAAACTCGTGACACCAAAAAATGTCTCTTCAGATCCCGTTTCAATTTTCTACACAATTCAGTAATGGAGTAATGGTTACCATTTaatgttatttaatttatgGAGTAGTTAATATTACTAGGATTAGTAAATCCAAAGTTGTAAGGTATTTTTTTACTTCAAGGATACCATGCACGTCAACGCAACAGGAATGATCGAATTCAgtaacaacaacaaatatatgtatatataaaccCCAAAAAATGAATTATGGTAGAAACGAATAAGTGAACACAACATAACCATATCTGCAATTTAAACAGTATAGAAGAAGCAGATGGAGAGGAGCAGAAACAGAGCAAGAGAAGAAGACGACGACAACGACTCCGAAACTGATGAACAACGCTACAGTGTCGAAGATCTCGACGACTCCTCCAAATCATGGAGAAACAAGCATCCTTTCAACCTTCTCAGAAACTACTCCTCACAAGCTTCCTTGCAATCGCATGGATTCATCATCCGTCCCGATAACAGGTAGAGAGAGTTTATTCAGTCGAAAAATGGATGGATTTATATGAGTTTGATATTAATTGCAGGTGGTACGTTGCTTGGTCACATTTCATCCTGATATGGGCAATCTACTCCTCCTTCTTCACCCCGCTCGAATTCGCCTTCTTCCGAGGCCTGCCGGAGAATCTCTTCCTTCTCGACGTCGCCGGCCAGTTCACCTTCTTCCTCGACATCTGGATCTCCTTTTTCGTCGCCTACACCGATCCACACTCTTACTGCCTCGTCTACCACCGCCACCTCATCGCCCTCCGCTACCTCAAATCTCGATTTCTCATCGATCTTCTCGGATGCTTGCCCTGGGATGTCATCTACCGGGTACAATCTCAATTACACCTTTCCGATTGCCTAATTTCAATCAGATTACTTACACTCTCACATGAATTGATCAGAGCTGCGGCAGGAAGGAGGTGGTGAGGTATATGCTGTGGATCCGGCTGAGCAGAGCAGTTAGGGTTACATACTTTTTCGAGAAGCTGGAAAAGGACACGCGCATCAACTACCTCTTCACACGAATCGTGAAGCTTTTCGTGGTTGAATTATACTGCACACACACGGCCGCTTGCATATTCTACTATCTGGCGACGACTCTTCCTCCGTCGGAGGAAGGCCACACCTGGATCGGCAGCTTGCAGTTAGGCGACTACAGCTATGCAAACTTCCGCCACATTGACCTCTGGACTCGTTACATAACCGCCCTGTATTTTGCCGTCGTCACCATGGCTACCGTTGGTGACTACTTCTTCCCGCTGCTTAAAACAATAATCGATTTGTGTGTACATTTTCTAGATTACTTTTATACCCGTGACAGGTTATGGTGAGATCCATGCTGTGAACACGAGGGAGATGATATTTGTGATGTTGTATGTGTCGCTCGACATGATCCTAGGCGCTTACTTGCTCGGAAACATGACAGCATTGATCGTGAAAGGGTCTAAAACAGAGAGGTTCAGAGATAAGATGGCGGAGCTTATAAAATATATGAACAGAAACAAGTTAGGAAAGAGCATAGGCAAGGAGATCAAGGGCCATGTCCGGTTGCAGTACGAGAGCAGTTACAGCGATGCCTCTGCTCTTCAGGATCTCCCACTTGCTCTAAGAGCTAAGGTCAGGGACACTCCTTCTAACTATATCTATATATCGAATTCAAATTGTGGCCTCTCCATTGATGATTAGGTTTGCAGATTTCGAACAAGTTGTATGAACCTAACATCAGACAAGTTCCTCTGTTTAATGGTTGCTCGGATGGATTCATCAAGAAAATAGTAAGACATACATTAATTTGCTCGGGTTGAATGAAACTTGCATACACATTCAATGGTTCGCTTCATGTGTAGGCGATCAAAGTGCACGAAGAGTTCTTTCTTCCGGGAGAAGTGATAGTCGAAGAGGGAACCACCAGTGATCAGCTCTATTTCCTTTGTAATGGCAAACTGGTAAGTCACAAATTAATGGTAAAGAAAAAGTATTACTCCCCATTTATTTACTGTAGGAGTTGTGGGATTTGTGCAGGAACAAGTGAGAAATCAGGAAGAAGAAGGATCTGTTTCAGCCACCATACCGGTTAACAGTTCAATAGGCGACATTTCTGTTGTGTGCAGCATCCCAGAGGCGCGAACTGTCCGTGCATCCGAGCTGTCTAGGCTGCTGCGTGTCGACAAGCAATCTCTCGTGCAAGTCATCGAGATACACTTTGCCGATGGGCGTGTTATCATCGACAATCTGCTTCACGTGAGTTGGTGATGATGGTCTTGAAGAAATGAAGTGGCCTGGGTCTCACGACTTACTTGGTGTGTGATGTGCAGGGAAGAGAGCATCATCTTCGGAAGAAGATACTGGAATCCGCCATGGCTGTGCAGATTGAGAGATGTGAATCGGAGCTGGCCATGAGGTTGAACTGTGCAGCTAACGATGGTGATCTGCATCGTTTGCGCCATTTGGTTGAAGCCGGGGCAGATCCTAACAAAACAGACTATCATGGACAATCACCTTTGGTACTTAATCTGCATGTTTCGATCCAACTACTTTTTCGTGAAAGTTGGATAGAATTTAAGTGAGATATGTTATCCATGGCTTGTTGCAGCATCGCGCTGCGGCCATGGGATATGAAGACATCGTTCAATTTCTCATCCAGATTGACGCCAACATAAATCTCCGTGGTACGATAAAAATAGTATAGTTAATCTACCACATATTTCCGTAGTCCACAATTCTAAACATTTGTTGGTCGGCGTAGATAACTGTGGAAAGACCCCGTTGTTTGAGGCAATCAAGAACGGGCATGATGGCGTGGCGTCTCTGCTGGAAGAAGCGGGGGCTGCA
This portion of the Salvia splendens isolate huo1 chromosome 10, SspV2, whole genome shotgun sequence genome encodes:
- the LOC121751369 gene encoding homeobox protein knotted-1-like 6; its protein translation is MERKQGGEERVQNSKITINGDDENLSLLKREIACHSLFSLMVESHLNCLKLCLGKMENNEINNPSAALPNQHANLFTADRSELDKFMEAYCVTLKKLKEEMEEPQQESMEFINIMYSQLDDLLLDTPSSRGSETLRSDEE
- the LOC121750803 gene encoding potassium channel SKOR-like, with the protein product MERSRNRAREEDDDNDSETDEQRYSVEDLDDSSKSWRNKHPFNLLRNYSSQASLQSHGFIIRPDNRWYVAWSHFILIWAIYSSFFTPLEFAFFRGLPENLFLLDVAGQFTFFLDIWISFFVAYTDPHSYCLVYHRHLIALRYLKSRFLIDLLGCLPWDVIYRSCGRKEVVRYMLWIRLSRAVRVTYFFEKLEKDTRINYLFTRIVKLFVVELYCTHTAACIFYYLATTLPPSEEGHTWIGSLQLGDYSYANFRHIDLWTRYITALYFAVVTMATVGYGEIHAVNTREMIFVMLYVSLDMILGAYLLGNMTALIVKGSKTERFRDKMAELIKYMNRNKLGKSIGKEIKGHVRLQYESSYSDASALQDLPLALRAKISNKLYEPNIRQVPLFNGCSDGFIKKIAIKVHEEFFLPGEVIVEEGTTSDQLYFLCNGKLEQVRNQEEEGSVSATIPVNSSIGDISVVCSIPEARTVRASELSRLLRVDKQSLVQVIEIHFADGRVIIDNLLHGREHHLRKKILESAMAVQIERCESELAMRLNCAANDGDLHRLRHLVEAGADPNKTDYHGQSPLHRAAAMGYEDIVQFLIQIDANINLRDNCGKTPLFEAIKNGHDGVASLLEEAGAALEVERPGICLCEAVARNELDFVTRLLANGINPNSKNYSLQTPLHLAAAEGLFQVSVVLLQNGASIFATDRWGRTPLDEARVGGDHKLVQLLEDAKRTQMTEFSSAIR